TTCGGCTTCTGGATTTACATAGGAACCGATATTTAAGCCGCTACCCACGATGTCTTCTTCTCTGGCAAATAAACCGCTTAAATCCGGGCTGATAGGGAAACGTTGATGCCATGTGCCTAGATAGAGATCGAACTGTTGATATGTGATTTCGTTAAAGTCGACGGGGTAAATGTATGCGCCGATGCCGACAGCTTCTAACTGACGCTGAATTAACTTTGCAATGCGCCCTAGTTCTGCCGTGTTATCGTAAGACAAATTAATGCTTAAGGCTGTGCCCGGTTCAGCGTAAAGGCAGTGGATGCAATCTAATATCCCGTTATTACCACGATCTCGCCAGCCGGCTTCTTCTAGTAGCTGGCGTGCTGCATCAGGATCATATGGAATGGGGGCCAGGCTCTCGTCATGCGCCCAGGATTGCGGTAGCAATTGTGCGCTCATCGGAGTGCCATAACCATATGCGCCGACTTCAATGAGTTCCTGCACGTTAAGGGCATACTGCACAGCTTGCCGAATGCGAATATCGCTGAATAGTGGGTGCTGGCCTTGTTCGACAGGCTCGCCCAGGTTGTTGAAGGCACTTCTTCCTCTGTAGGGTTCTGCGAAGTTGAAGGCCATGTAATACCAGGACAGACCTGGATACTCTACCGACTGCACACCTTGCAGTGTGGTCAGGCTGTCGCGCACGTCCGACGGCGGATTAACCAGAATGTCCGTCTTGCCCTGGCGGAATGCGTCTACAGGGGAAATCTGCGCATCTGGTTCATTGAGTTCATATGCCAATCGCCCATCGGGTGTTTCTAGCCGGATATGTTCCTGGGCCGTAAAATCGCGGAAGATAAAATCCCCGGCTGTTACATGAGGCCGCAGGTCGACTTCATGCCCGACCATAGCCCGAAATTGGGTGTTTGGATAATGCTCAACCCAGGCATTGTACTGTTCCTCCGGCGTGCCCTCTGCTGAAAAAGCCGCATAACTTTCTGCGAAATCTGTATCAAAGACATGATAGGGCACAACAGGTATATTCGCGTCCGTAATAGACTGGCAGTCTGGCGATGAGAAGTAGATCTCCAGCGTATGATCATCTACCACGCGCATAAAGGGTACATCTTCCTGGATGATAGCGGTATAAGGCGATATGAACGTCCTGCTTTTGACAGCCAGATAACTATAGAACACATCGTATGCTGTGATAGGCATGCCATCGCTCCACGTCATATCCTCCCTTAGCGTGACGCGGTACGTCTCTGCCGCTTGGGGTTCAATATTGAGTGCCAGCCCATCACGATCATGTGCATCCACAGGTTGCTGTGTCGCGGGGTCAATCGCAAACAGCATCGGGAACAGCCAGCTTGTGATGCGCTGGCATTCGTTGCTGTCACAGCGGAGTGGGTTGAGCGAGACAATTTCTGACAAGGGTACTGTGCTTGTTTCGCTGATGACGCCGCCTGTATGGATGGTGTCGGCATCTGTGATGATAGCTTCCTGGGCATGAGTGGCCCCGATGAATATCATCAGCAGGTAGACCCAACACCATCGTCTAAAAGGCCGCAGTTTATGAAGTGATTGTTTCATATGCGTTACTCCTATGCATGCGCTTAACGATCTACTGCGTCCTGGAGACGTAACCAGATATCAGGGTCTCCCGTGCTCTGGTTGTTATCAATAGCGCTCAGCACAGTGGTGGGGCTGCCTGCTGGCAGCGGGGCATCCTCACCGCCATGTGCGACAAAAGCGCGATAATTTTCATTCGCCAATGCAGAATAGATCGCTGCCTGGGTGGCATACGCGGCGAGATACTCTGGATCAGCGGCGATGGCTGCCTGGGTATCGGTCAGGGCAAAGCCATAATTGCCTTCAATGGCATGGATAATGGCTCGATTATTGAGTGCCATGACGTTATCGGGTGCCAGAGCAAGCACGAGCGTGTAATCACTCATTGCTAATCCATAGTTGCCAAGCCGTGTATACAGGGACCCTCGGTTGAGATAGGTCTCTATAAAAGACTCGTCCAGAGCAATCGCTTGCTCAAAGTCGCTGAGTGCGGCGTCTTCGTCCAGCAGGATAGCATACGCATATCCACGCCGTGCATAGGCCGGGGCAGAGGCGGCGTCTTGTTCGATGGCACAGCTATAAGCCTGAATTGCCAGCGCATAGTGTCCCTGTTCCATGTAAACGGCCCCTTGCCCCAGGTAATAGGCAGGTGTTGCGTCCGGGATGAAAGGCGCTTCACAGTTGAATTCGGTCTGAGCCTGCGTGATCGCAGGGCTCAGACAAACGGTGACCAGGATAAGTAAGATGAATCCTTGGATAAGGATGTGCGTTCGCTGTCGCATCTGGTTGCCCTTACTGGTTAAATGGATTGTAGTCAGCGCGCAGTAACCAGGAGCCATCATCAAGCCGTAATTCGAACGTAAACTGGGATTCCAACGTTCCCGCTGCTG
The Phototrophicus methaneseepsis DNA segment above includes these coding regions:
- a CDS encoding ABC transporter substrate-binding protein, whose protein sequence is MKQSLHKLRPFRRWCWVYLLMIFIGATHAQEAIITDADTIHTGGVISETSTVPLSEIVSLNPLRCDSNECQRITSWLFPMLFAIDPATQQPVDAHDRDGLALNIEPQAAETYRVTLREDMTWSDGMPITAYDVFYSYLAVKSRTFISPYTAIIQEDVPFMRVVDDHTLEIYFSSPDCQSITDANIPVVPYHVFDTDFAESYAAFSAEGTPEEQYNAWVEHYPNTQFRAMVGHEVDLRPHVTAGDFIFRDFTAQEHIRLETPDGRLAYELNEPDAQISPVDAFRQGKTDILVNPPSDVRDSLTTLQGVQSVEYPGLSWYYMAFNFAEPYRGRSAFNNLGEPVEQGQHPLFSDIRIRQAVQYALNVQELIEVGAYGYGTPMSAQLLPQSWAHDESLAPIPYDPDAARQLLEEAGWRDRGNNGILDCIHCLYAEPGTALSINLSYDNTAELGRIAKLIQRQLEAVGIGAYIYPVDFNEITYQQFDLYLGTWHQRFPISPDLSGLFAREEDIVGSGLNIGSYVNPEAEALLQDARTIPLCNITEQAEMYHAVEQMLQQDLPYAWLFAPNDLVLVRDTIIGFDPLPNQPFWNIETWRVAR
- a CDS encoding tetratricopeptide repeat protein, yielding MRQRTHILIQGFILLILVTVCLSPAITQAQTEFNCEAPFIPDATPAYYLGQGAVYMEQGHYALAIQAYSCAIEQDAASAPAYARRGYAYAILLDEDAALSDFEQAIALDESFIETYLNRGSLYTRLGNYGLAMSDYTLVLALAPDNVMALNNRAIIHAIEGNYGFALTDTQAAIAADPEYLAAYATQAAIYSALANENYRAFVAHGGEDAPLPAGSPTTVLSAIDNNQSTGDPDIWLRLQDAVDR